DNA from Elaeis guineensis isolate ETL-2024a chromosome 2, EG11, whole genome shotgun sequence:
GACGCTGGATACGGCGGGGACGGGGAAGCGGCCGCGGTGTTGGATGCGGTGGAGGAGGCGAGACTCGGCCGTGGTGGTGGTGGAGGCGAGGAGGAGGACAGCTAGCAGCGCCAATGGAAGAGAGATTTGGGGTCTTTCCATCTCGACAGGCCACGTGTCCTCTCCCTGGCTCTCGCAGTTGTTGGAGCGAGAACGGAAGGGAAGGGGACAAGTGAATGGGAGGACGGGGGAAAAGGGGTACGGGGGAGCGGGGATTATATATGGAGAGGAGAGGGGTGGGCGAGCTTGGCTCGAGCTCCAAATGGGCAACGGCCGTTGAAACCGTTGTGGAGGAGCTGGTGGGGCCTGTGGTGTACCTTAAATGCGGCGCACCTGGATGTTGTTGGACGGACTCGTGGTCGGGCCTGTGGTCTACCTTAAACGGCCGTTGAAACGGTTGTGCGGCCGCCTCGGCCGTGGCCAGGGCCTGAAATAGTCATAGAGTTAGGCCAAGCCTGAACCGAGCCCATATGGCAACCGTTGCCCCGCCCAGCAGACAGCTGCCCGGTATagcacctctaaaatattattttttattaattttataattatttaaaaaataatgtattgttattatctatttaatatttaCTTTATTATTAAACACTTTTATaagttttttaataaaatattattgaataaaatattattatttataaataatgatAAAGCTCCATCTATCCGGTGGTAGAATATTGGACTGCAGCCAACCCCAGGCACCATATGGCCTCGCATGCCTCAAAATTAATTGATAGGCTCTAATTttggaaaataaaaaataaaaacctcaTAAATGATCCCATaaaatatcttttcttttctattctcCATTTATCATTAAATTAAATACCAGAGATGTTAAATAATATAGGCGCTAATCTCATGAATGACCtatgaaatatctttttttttttttgggattaaATATCATGAATGagatattaaataattatataggTACCAAAACAACACATGGCAAATGGAGTCTCATgtatagaataaaaataaaatctcatgaTCTCATAAAATATCCCTTTTTTTCCTACCAAAATATCCTCAATTCATCATTGAGCTAAATGTCATTAATGAGGTATTAAATAAGTATACAAGGGGTGAAATAATATACATGATGAATAAAAAGCTCTGCCAATAAAGAACCTCTATTttaatatacatacataaataaatatgGGAAACTCTAAGTAAAAAAAAAGTGATGAAAGGTCGTTATATCAAGAGGGAAATGGTAGATTCGTGGATTTTTTCATAGCCTATCATCCTCACTAATCAAAATGTGTAGAACAGATTTTAGATACCAAACAACCAGATCATACTCTGCAAATGTTATATTACCAAAGTGACTCGAAATTTTATGAGATTCAGTCGGATGATATTTTCCATTCATCGATGAGTACCCAACCATTCAACATGCgatatgatataaaattatttaaggaATCATGATGCATCATATCTAGTTTAGTGTGTAAAGCAAGTGCTCCTCCCTAGCGGCCATTATAAAACATAGTTGACTTGCACGAGACAACATGAAACTGAGAATGCAACGGAAGTACCCTATAGATTTCAACCACACAACAATTTTTGACCTATACATTAATTCAACCAtcaaacattttttttaaaaaaaaattaatccctCGAAGGATCATCAAGCAGCAATAACAACGACAAATTGGACCCAGAATAAAGATGATGGTGATCTCTCTCTGGATCGTCGTCCACGGTCGTGGACGGGCCACAAAACATTCCTCCCCACCGCGGGAAGTATATTAAGGTGACCGGAAGGGTACAGGCAAGGATCATGATGCCCATGAGAGAGATGCCACTTTCCATGGAGTACCTGGATCCGGAGAAGAACAGTAATTGGATTATGACCGCACCCAGAGGTCCACCACTCGCTGTCATTCCTGAAATCACACCTAGATACCTGTTTAGAAAGAGACGAACGTTTTCCTTCAAGTCATCGAATATAAGGACCGGGCAGTGCGCGCGCgcgcgtctctctctctctctctctctctctctctatatatatatatatatgacaagAATATGTTTTAGctgttcaaaaaaaattaaagatcattTTTAATAAAGAACAGTTCATTTTTGTTGGCATAAGttttattttcttcaattttatttttatagatggatgagaaaaaaagagagaagattttTCGGCTGTTTTATTTGTTGACaccattattttaatttttttaatttttccagTCCTACTAATTGAGGGAGCACATGAGGCagtaaacaaaataaaaaaaaaatcagagaaataaaaatacaaatgaTCATGATTTCTTGTCCAAATTGTGTCATTATAGTGCAAGTTTGCAtctgtaaattaaataataaaatgagACTTGAAACTCGGACTTATACTTGATGCAGAGTAACAaatgaatcaaatatttttatgatatttttatctatGGTGCAAGAGAAAAGATATCATTACTTTCACATTATggataaaaaattaagttttattaaaattaaaaaaaaaaatgaattgaaATTCCGAATGCTAAAACCGTTGGGACCATGAATTAAAGCAGACAATACCTGTCGTGAGCCCTTGTTGAGTGAAAACGGAGGGTAACAGAATCACATACCTCTTCGAAACGAAAGGAACAACCCCGAAAGCCAGACCCGCCGCGGCCTGAACGAAGACTGCTAAGAGAAACATGACGGCCATGGAAGCCTCCAGAGTGCCAACCCTCCCAAGAAGGACACCGAGCAGCCCTCCGAGAGTCTGCACGGCCCACAGGCTCCACAGTCTCCCCCTCATCCCGAACCTCCTCCCCATGGCGTCCGACACCATCCCACCGCCCGGCCTAGACACCGCGTTCGCCGCCCCGAAGCAGCACGCCACCACCCCCGCCGCCTCCATCCCCAGCCCGAACCGCTCGTAGAAGTACCCCGCCAGGATGTTCTCCATCGTCAGCTCCACCCCGTAGCTGTACGCGTACGTCATTCCCAGTATCCACCCTCTGTAGTTCCCGAGCCCACCGCCGAGCACCCTCCAGACGTCCGAATTCCTATCCTTTTTATCGAGCCTCGACATGATCTTGCCTTCCACCGGGAAGTCCTGGCCGAAGGCCAGAACGGCCAGCGCGGCGGCGACCTGGAGCGCGGCCGGGAGGAGTAAGGTGACACGGCAGGTGGTGGATGGGGCGGCCCCGAGGCGGAGGAGGAGGGAGTAGGCGAGGGGCATGAGGAGCTGGGCGGCGGCGCTCCCCATGTTGGCCCAACCGGCGCAGAGGGCGTTGGCGAGGCCTACGACGCAGGGGGAGAACATGGAGCTCATCCAGCACTGGTTGGCGACGAAGTTGGAGAGAGAGAGGCCGGAGAGGAAGCGGAGGAGGATGAAGCCCGCGGGGGAGGAGACTGCGGCGGCAGCGACGATGGCGGGGGTGGCGGTGAGGAGGGAGGCGGCGACGAGAGCGCGGCGGGGGCCGACGAGGTCGCAGGCGGGGCCCATGGCAAGGCGGGCGATGATGGCGCCGGACACAGAGGCGACACCGGCGGCGGAGACGTCGGAGGGGAGAGGCTGAGGGTAGCGCGGAGGACGGGGAGGAGGGGCGGGGGCAGCGAAGGTAGAGAAGAAGCAGGAGAAGAGGGAGAGCCAGGCAAGGTGGAAAGCCCGCATGTGGGGGCCGGCGAAGGAGAAAACCCGTAGCTCGGTGGCCTTGCTCTCCTCGTCCACCGGGAGGGCGAAGCCAGACCCCGCTTCTACTTCTTCTTTCATGGTAGGGGGGTGTTTGATTTGGTTACACCGCGACAGTATTATTTAGTTTTGGGAGATTGGAACGTTAAAAAAACTAGCCACGTAATGCTGGTCGCTGAGGCAGTGGCTGTCGTGGCTTCTGGACGGCGAGCCGCGTGCCTGGGCTTTCCTGGAAAGCGGCGGACGGATGGGGCATTGGGTGTGAGACTGGGTTGCCCCACTCGATCGGTCGGCTGTAACTTGATCGTGCGACTCGCAAACTGGGGTTGCATTTTGGATATCCTGCAACGAAAAATGATTCGTTGGATCTGCTTTAAATTGAACCAGGGAATTTATTAGTTAAAAGGCATTAAATACATCATATTGTTAAGGAGAACAAAATCATTAAATACATGGTGTTGAAAtataccgaccgactccatccgatCGACCGACTCCTCCCGACTGACCGCGGGCGACACCGACAGCGACTACCGATTGCACCCCGATCGGAACGGGTCGGCCTAGCGGCCCCACGTCGCCTCCGATCGCCTGAGGGCCGACCCCCGTCACCGACTTTCCATCGGATGGGACGCCGACAACTCACTATCGGTTTGGATGGCTGTCGTCCCACCTCTAAGGCCTTCCTAGACCGGATGAAGCGTGGGCTGCAGTCCCATCAAGTAAACGCCGCACGAACGTCAAGGGGCATTACCCTGCCAGGAaacctggggcgctgtcctgctaaggacgagaattaattcctaggacctgtcaactTTGTCAACGGCATGACAACTTcgagatttgacaactctccagttgtctacgtCACCGACGGTGAGGCCATACCACCTCCaactataaatcggggaaggcaacagtgctaaggGGGCTCCTCCGAAAAAATGCtcggcttgctctctctctctctctccccgtagagctccttgtctcctttttcactgttgcctagtctcctctctgacttgaccgtcggagggtcccgcaggagctgcctccggtcagcatggactttcttttgcaggcgccgttcccggcgaccaggcgacgaggggattggaccgcaacagattggcgcgccaggtaggaagGGACGGTATCCCCACAAAATTCGAGATgataaagacaagagctcaacgatcgagggtcactggatcgcGAGGCGCTCTTCCTGCCGGGAGGAGGCCTCCCCTCCACCCTTATGGCTAgggggagcccagctctccgcgtcCCGCAGTGACCGCGGAAGTACAGATCGCGGCAATAgttcggcagatgaccgtgctaacAGACGCGAtaaaaagccttcagcaacaaccgatCCGGCTGCCGCCTTCACCAGGCGAGCAGCCGACGGCGCATCCGataccctccaggagcagccgccgacgccgcACCGATCGTCGTCGCCTTCTCCGGAGCCCCTGTCGCCCCGCTCCCACCGGAAGGAGGAGGAGCGCCCACGGCGGGACGCCCGTCGGTCTcgacggccctccccttcccggctgaaacgggcgaggaaggaggagCGACCGCGAGCGCCGTCCGCATCGCCCTCgactcttccggagactccacccctggggtctcccagtaccgacggatcgacgactacgaacgcaggttcgacgaGATCGATCGTGGCTtgcccagttgcaggtggacggcagaagtcctcgaacgacgttgacttccagaccgtccaacctctctcccgacttgtCCTTGACGaatcgatccccagtcggttcaagatgccgcacgtggagccttacgacagcTCCACCGACCCcatcgaccatctggagagctacaaagctctcatgacgatccaaggggcaaccgacgctctcctttgcatcggcttccccgccacgctacgcaaagctgccaggcctggtactccgatcttcgatcgggaagtatccactccttcgagcagcttgagcactccttcatggcccacttcagcaccagccgaaagccgctccgaacatcggacagccttttctctcttaaacaagaaaaaatgagacgctccgacacttcgtggcgcgattcaacgtggCCACGCTCGAGGTTGGGACCTCAATGAGGACATGGCCGTCTCGACCATGAAGcgcgggctgagggcatcccggttcacctactccctggacaaaatctcccccgaacgtacgctgagttgctggagccgcgtacaagtacatgcacacggacgagggagcttccgaccgacgcctggctgagcccaagggcccgaaggagaagtggaggaagggtcgggaccctgctgTGCCTGGCAagcccccgaccgacggtcgggtatCACCCCAACGACGGGACCAGAGGTCGCCCCGACGTCGGAGCCCGAGGCCGACATGTCTAGGTATGATTTCTACACtcccctctctgctcctcgtgcgcagattttgatggagatcgaaggggaagagtacctgcgacggcctccgcctttgaaggcaaagggcctcgaccgacggaaataCTGCCAATTCCACcggagccacggccacaataccgagcaatgcatccagcttaaggatgagatcaaagCCCTCATCCGTCGgaggtatctcgataaatttcggaggaacccgccgGCTCGACcagttgccgaccgacgaccccagccgactgaagaggcgaccGATAACCGACCAacagccggggtcatcaatatgatttccaaatggttgggcccggggacgtctgctggggGGGAGCCAATGAAGAAGCCATGCTCGGACGATGTAATTGCTTTTacggaagaagatgctcggggcaTCCAAATCCCCCATGATGATGTTGTTATTGTCTCAgtaacaatagccaattatgatgtaaaaagaatttttgtagataatgagaGTTCAACGAACGTTCTGTTTTACTCAACCTTCTCAcggatgcgactgtcggctgacCGACTCAAagagtctctacacccctgataGGTTTCGCTGGAGACGCTGTCGCGGTGGAAGGAGaggtcaccctgcccgtgacggctggaactgaaccacgacaaagcacgatCCTCCTGACTTTCGCGATCGTCCAGGTGCCCTCGGCCTACAGCGTCATACTCGaaagacccggactgaacgccctcaaggcaataGTTTTgacgtatcatctcctggttcggtttccgaccaaaaacggcatcggggagatgcgcggagatcaacacctCACCTGTTGATGCTTTCAGATCTtcgctcaaagcgacgaatcgAAGGGCCCCCTGACGGTCgataagctggaccaacgggaggaagaAGAGCAGGGCGAGCCGGTCGATCAGCTCGTTCCCATCGCGATAGCGGAAAACCTCGACCAAAAAGTGTGGGTCGGGTCTCAGTTACCCGACCCCGAGCGACGGCACTTGGCAGAGCTACTGAGGGCAAATactgacgtattcgcttggtcggcgacggatatgccgggaatTCTCCCAGAGACGatgacccaccgactcaacatcgacccagcaatgaggctggtaaggcagaagaaaagatctttcgctccagaaagacagaaggccatcgacgaggaggtggataagctactcgaggcaggcttcatcagggagaccacttatcccgattggctcgccaacatcgtaatggtgaaaaaagtcagcggaaagtggaggatctgcatcgactacaccgacttgaatcgggcctgtccgaaggatagcttcccactcccgaagatcgaccagctagtAGATGCGACGTCCGACTATCGACTGCTcaacttcatggatgccttcacaGGGTACAACCAAATCCGGATGATGCTCGAAGATGAGGAACACACCGCCTTCATGACCGCCAAGGGCTTCTACTGCTATAGAGTAATGCCGTTCGGACTGAAAAAtgctggcgccacctaccaacgactggtcaacaaggtctttaaagatcagatcgggcgcaacatggaagtgtatgtcgatgacatgctggtaaagagtatgcaaatttcggatcatgtccgggatctcgaagaaaccttccgcactctacgacggcaccggatgaagctgaacccagccaagtgcgccttcggagtgacctcggggaagttcctaggATTCCTCATCTCGCAATggggaatcgaggctaaccccgAGAAGATCAGGGCCATTGTCGATATGCGACATCcagacaccaagaaggaggtgcagcaactcaacggaagAATCATcacgctcagccgattcatttctcggtcagctgagagatgcctcccgttcttcaaaaccttgcgaCAAGCCAAGCAGTTCTCTTGGCCGAACGAGTGCCGACAAaccttcgaggaactgaagaagtACCTGGCCTCTCTGCCACTCCTCGTAAGACTGAAGGTCGGGGAGGTCCTGTACCTTTACTTGGCTACGTCTCCAGAggcggttagttcggtgctcgtccgagagaacgagaaccgggttcaccaaccgatatattatgtcagcaaggtgctccacgaagctgagactcggtactcgaaagtagagaaaataattttcgctctagtcatttcggcacagcgactccgtccgtactttcaggcacacgccatcgtggtcctcaccgaccagccctgaGAGCCATCTTGCACCGCCCTGACACATCAGGACGGCTGGCGAAATGGGCTGTGAGACTGAGCGAATTTGACATCCAATATCGGCCACGATCTGCCCTCAAAGCTCAggttctggccgacttcatcgccgaatgcccgacgtcAGACCTACTGTCGGGGCAGGGCAGCCCCGTGGAGGTCGGGACCTCCGACTGTGACCCCGATTcggcctgggtgttgcacatcgacggagcttccaacgctcAAGGAAGTGGGGCCggtttcctgctcaccaactcagaggggGTGGTTACTgagcacgccctccgattcaatttcaaggcctccaacaatcaggccgagtaTGAGGCGCTCGTCGCGGGCTTGAAATTAGCACTAGAGCTCGGGGTTGAccgactcaaagtcttctccgactctcaactgatcgttgGGCAGATCAAAGGAGAGTTCGAAACACGGGATCCGATCATGGCCAAATACCACCAAAAAGTGAAAGATCTCGTGGCGCCCTTCGAGtacttcgagatctcccacatcctcaGGGCGAAAAATCCTCGGGCCGACGCgctctccaggctcgcgacatccgactacgGTGCCTTGGGCCGGACCTTCATGGAAAGTCTTGAGCGGCCGAGCATCGACGAGGTCGAGGAAGTACTGCAATTAGCGACGGAgccgagctggatggacccgatcgctcagtacctgaccgacggatctACCCTCGAAGACCCTGCGGAGGCCAAACGACTCCGGTGGGCGGCTTCCCAGTACGTAATGATCAACGGCCGActgtataaaa
Protein-coding regions in this window:
- the LOC105049244 gene encoding LOW QUALITY PROTEIN: probable high-affinity nitrate transporter 2.4 (The sequence of the model RefSeq protein was modified relative to this genomic sequence to represent the inferred CDS: inserted 1 base in 1 codon; deleted 1 base in 1 codon) — protein: MKEEVEAGSGFALPVDEESKATELRVFSFAGPHMRAFHLAWLSLFSCFFSTFAAPPLLPVLRATLSLSXSDVSAAGVASVSGAIIARLAMGPACDLVGPRRALVAASLLTATPAIVAAAAVSSPAGFILLRFLSGLSLSNFVANQCWMSSMFSPCVVGLANALCAGWANMGSAAAQLLMPLAYSLLLRLGAAPSTTCRVTLLLPAALQVAAALAVLAFGQDFPVEGKIMSRLDKKDRNSDVWRVLGGGLGNYRGWILGMTYAYSYGVELTMENILAGYFYERFGLGMEAAGVVACCFGAANAVSRPGGGMVSDAMGRRFGMRGRLWSLWAVQTLGGLLGVLLGRVGTLEASMAVMFLLAVFVQAAAGLAFGVVPFVSKRYLGVISGMTASGGPLGAVIIQLLFFSGSRYSMESGISLMGIMILACTLPVTLIYFPRWGGMFCGPSTTVDDDPERDHHHLYSGSNLSLLLLLDDPSRD